A single region of the Raphanus sativus cultivar WK10039 chromosome 1, ASM80110v3, whole genome shotgun sequence genome encodes:
- the LOC108824995 gene encoding transcription factor HHO6 — protein MGSLGDELSLGSRRPTSIPTTIYGFPTKAYKIMNVEKLEEEKMKIQGSDLDLPLCLQILNDAISYLKEESKRCSEMDTQPLLRDFISGDGLLLKREEKKLELWREDDHIPNGRFSDTNNKLDVERNEEKPYGLLNPGMKTPEVETGLGLGLASCSMVNGGRSKGIGFTSNVSVPQPPPYLQQQALLRKQRRCWTPELHRRFVDALQQLGGPGVATPKQIREHMQEEGLTNDEVKSHLQKYRLHIRKSNSNPEKQSVVVLGFNLWNSSSQDEEEGGESSKRSNSQSDSPQGPLHLPCTTTTTTGGDSSMEDTEDAKSESFQIGRD, from the exons ATGGGTTCGTTAGGAGATGAGCTTAGTCTAGGATCAAGAAGACCCACTTCGATACCGACAACGATCTATGGGTTTCCGACAAAAGCTTATAAGATCATGAATGTTGAAAAGcttgaagaagagaagatgaagatCCAAGGCAGTGATCTTGATCTTCCTCTTTGTTTGCAGATCTTAAACGATG cGATTTCATATTTGAAGGAGGAGAGCAAGAGATGCTCAGAGATGGACACTCAGCCATTGTTGAGAGATTTCATCTCTGGAGATGGTCTATTGCTgaaaagagaggagaagaagctTGAGCTATGGAGAGAAGATGATCACATCCCAAACGGAAGATTCTCAGACACGAACAACAAACTAGATGTTGAG AGAAACGAGGAAAAACCTTATGGTCTGTTGAATCCTGGCATGAAGACTCCAGAGGTAGAAACCGGTTTAGGACTCGGTTTGGCTTCTTGCTCGATGGTTAATGGAGGAAGAAGTAAAGGGATTGGCTTTACCTCTAACGTCTCTGTGCCACAGCCACCACCATATCTTCAGCAGCAAGCGTTGTTGCGGAAGCAAAGAAGGTGTTGGACTCCTGAGTTGCATCGCCGTTTTGTTGATGCATTGCAACAGCTCGGTGGTCCTGGAG TTGCAACTCCTAAGCAAATTAGAGAGCATATGCAAGAAGAAGGCTTAACCAATGATGAAGTGAAGAGTCATTTACAG AAGTACCGGTTACATATCAGGAAGTCTAATTCAAATCCGGAGAAACAATCAGTagttgttttagggtttaatcTGTGGAATTCATCATcacaagatgaagaagaaggaggagaaTCATCAAAGAGAAGCAACTCGCAGTCAGATTCTCCCCAAGGTCCATTGCACTTACCTTGTACAACAACTACTACTACAGGTGGAGATAGTAGCATGGAAGATACTGAAGATGCTAAATCAGAGAGCTTTCAGATTGGGAGAGATTAA